The Chiloscyllium plagiosum isolate BGI_BamShark_2017 chromosome 6, ASM401019v2, whole genome shotgun sequence sequence TTTGCAAAAATGTAGGGTCATCCAGGATTCTTGCTTCAAGGCCAATTACTGGACAATGAGTGCATGGATGTCAGATGATGAAAGGATTCCAGAGATTTGTGAAGCTCCCTGTGGTCAGACAGTTTACAAGCAGCATTTAAACCCACATAAGAATCAAGGCGATTTTCACAAATTAACGTAGGGTAACCAGTGCCTGTAAAACCACACCACTACATCAGCGACCATTTATTTGACATTAGCATTTAGCTGTTTTACATGAATGGAATATTGTAAGTTGTCAGATTGATGCTTGATTGATCTTTCAAAAAAGTCACAGGATGTGGTTGAGGgctgctattttaaaaaaaaaatctgaacattGCAACAACATGGgttgtttttaaacaaaggagGGATTTTATGAGCTGAGACACTATTTACTTCCAATATATTCTATTAACATGGTATCTGTTGCCAAGACTTCCAATACTTTGCACTGTCAATCTAATGTGTTGACATAGCAGTTCACAGATCAATGCGAAAATAGAGGATCATCCCATATACAGCCTTGGATATTTACAATCATTTTTCTGCACCATTGTGCTACCAGTTTCTGCAGTCGAGGAAAAATACCATGATGCTTATGAATAAACTTTCAGGGTCTCCTAAAGTCTAAACAGCTGCAAAACATTCAAACAAAATGGAGATTGATCAACATTTAAATTACCCATAAATATGAGCATACTCTTTGAATGAATGGGAATTTTGCCATCATGAGGACTAAATAACTTAATCAGTCTTCAGACTAAACCAGCCATTTTAATGTTGAAAAATTTGCCGTTATAAAACTCTAAAATAATCCTATTAAATGTCCTCTAAGTGCACCTCCATAGTTTGTTCTGTTTTATTATGTTACATAATGATGACTTGAACAGGTTACATCATATCACTGATGCAACTTGAGCAACTGAGTGACATAAATTGGGCATGCTTATGTGTACTTTATACATTTATtcccaaaatttaaaaaaaagaatattccATTGGCCATTTTAATTCCTATAGCACGGTACAAAACATAGTAACTGCTCTGAAATTTAGATGGAAATAGGCATTTGCAAATACAAAATAACACCAAAAAACATGGAAAAATTCATAATATAAAATAAATAGTTACTAACCATGCACAAACAAATATGGTCTAAAACAAGATGAATTTGCAGCTTACACCTTATCTAAGCAATAATAGCACAAACTGCACAATTTATaatcacagaaaaataaacagggtTCAATACTGGATCCATGACTTCATAGAATACAATTAGTACTCGTGAATGGAGCATAGTAATAGCTATTTCTTCCAGCTATGTGGTGTATCCCTGTGGCGTTGAGTTCATGCATGACATGCATCACTTGATTCTAATTAGACAGTTCTGTACAATACATTCATGCGTTCGTGCAACTTTACAACCATAAAACCTAAATGCTGAAATCTATTTCCCCATTTGTGTATTCTTTTTTACAATTCTTCCATATCTCCAAACAACAACAAATCatctttatattttttttatacAACTGATTAATTGTCATTTACATTCGGAATATCAACATGAAAAGACCATTGAAAAGCACAGTAGTGTCTGTGCTTTCTTCTGAAATAAATGTATGTTTCACAGCAGGAGAAAAATTGTTAGTTCTAAGAGTTATATGTACTTTCTTAGCATGTGTACTttctattttcattagaaagctGAGTTCAACATTCTGTTGCAGAATTTTAGCAGAAGCCTACAGCATTATTATTTACATCAGGAGCTTAACTGTCAATGTAATGACCTCATCTCCACACAATTTGctgtttaaaatcacacactatatttttcagcatttgatTTTGTGAAGCCTAGTCTGAAAGGGAGTGTGTAACACAATCATATACTCTGTGAGGTCCCTCTGCGTGGTAAGGCCCATTGTGCCAGTAAGAATCACACACTGTTTGCAAGGAGTTAATTTCTGAAGCAGAAGAGTTGTTTTCCCGTTTTCTCGATCTCTTACGATTTCTCAAGATAAACACCAGCATGCCAACAACTGTAAAGGCAGACGTGACAAAGACAAGTAAAAGGCCAGGTACCAGCACTGAAATTGAAACTCTGCTAGTCTCCAAATAAGGATTCACGTGAGTCCCTGTCTCTGTCGATATGGTAATGTTACTTGACGAGGAAAATGTCAGATGGATTTTTGCGTACAACTCTGGACACATCAGCTCATTGCTTATCGACTTTATATCTCTGTCCCAAAATTGGTCAGGAGATGCacattttaattcactcacaaCAACATCAGTGCCCATTCTCTCGACCCACTGCTTGAATGCTATGATGTTACATGAACAATCCCAAGGATTTCCATGAAGGTCGATTTGCACAACTGAAGTTAGCTGATCCAAAACACCGGTAACTGGGAGATACATAAAATAATTAGTGTGCAAACTTAGCTtggagagggagacagaagaaAACACATCGACAGGCAAAGATTTCAACAGATTGTTATGTAAAAACAATTCTCTCAGATTTGGCATTGAATTAAATGTGCCTGGTAGGATTAACTGAATTAAATTGAACTCCAAATTCAGGTACTCTGTATTTTGCAGACCAGCAAACATATCAGGGTTGAGAGTTTCCAAGTTGTTGTTATCCAGATACAGCCATCGCAAATCAGTGAGATTAAGTAAAGTGTTGTTTTCTATTAACTTTATGGCATTATTTCCCAAATCCAACAAAGTCAAACTGCTGTAATCCACGAAATGACTTCTCCTAATGATTTCTATGTTATTCTGTCTTAGGAACAGTTCCTGTGCTTTTATTGGTTTGGGCTGGAGGTCAGCCATACTTTCAAGCTTGCTGCCCCTGCAGTTAACCTCAAGACCTGATTCAGGATTATTGAAAGAACAGCTACAGGCTGTGGGGCATCCAGCTAACAAAGGAGGGCTATTGCTGCCATTCGGTACAACGTTAGCTGAAGATCTTGTCTTTTGCTGCCAATTTCCACTTGGCTTCAACTGTCCTTTGTGCCTGGATGCTGATGTTGGTGACCTCGGATGCTGAAATACCGGGGTTGCAGGCAGTCCTGTAGCCCCTTGAGCAGGTGGAGCAACGAGACTTAAATCGTTATCAACCTTCCAAGGACATAAATCATATTCGGATGTTTCATTCAAGTAATTTCCTTGTAATCGCAAAGGTGCCTCACAAACTACTTTTCCGATCAGGGCTGAATAAGAGATGTGTTCTAGCCATTCTTGAAGGGAAAAATAATATAGATTGGAGATAATCCTCATATTTTGTTATAACAATCATTATTAGCTGCTGCCAAATGTTAAAATGTGTCACAAAAGTACCTTAGCAAAATAATTCAGCAAAGTATGAACATAAACAGTTCATATTCAAATCCAAACCCACTTCCAGCTGTAATTAGCACAACTTTATCCTGTGAAAAATTGCTAACCGAGTGAATTGACGGCATTCTGAAATTGCAGTATCTCTTCACCCCAACTTTAAATCTCTACCAGTTCTTTGAATGGCAAGCAGCTAAGGAAGCAAACCATGAAAGTAAAACAATTGTGAAGGAGAATATCACAGCGGGGAAAGAAAATGGCACAGAAAGCACTAGGCTCTGTAAGCTGCAGTGTTTGCCAAGTGTTATGGCTATTAGGGACATCCTCAAAGGAGTAACACAACTGGAACTCTAGCAGTATGCGCTGGAGCCCAACAATCTTATCAATTGACTGAGCCGCCTTTCTGCTTCTCAAAGCCACTCTGAATGAAAACTGTGTGGGTCAGTTAAGGCTGTATTGTTCTGCGCTGTGAACTCATGTTCACTTCGACTTGGCACAGACTGTCAGAACTTAATGCACCCGGTGCTCCAGTTGCCTTTTTCAAGCAGTCGGACGGACCGCTGCTCTTTGCGCCGTTTTACCCAACTCTGCCATCTAGTGTTAATATTAACCAATGATGATAATCTGCCCTTCTACTCAcacccgccccccacccccccatgagTGTCAATGCCGGCCCTTGCAGCTCACCTTTCAGGGGCAGCAGATCACAAGTGCAGTCCCAGGGGTTGTCATCCAGGAGAATTTCCGCCACCCCGGGGATCAACTCCAGGATGCCGTCGTAAGGCAGCGTCTTGAGCCGGTTGCCCCGCAGATCCAGGTGGGTGATGGGCACGTTCTGGAAGAGGTCCGGCGGCAGGGAGCTCAGCAGGTTGTCGTTGAGGATCAGCACCTCCAGCTCGTTGAGGTCGCGAAAGGCGCCGGGGTCGATGTCCCGCAGCAAGTTGAAGTCCGCCTGCAGGTACTCCATGTCGTCCAGCCCCAGGAAGGTGTGCCTGCGGAAGCCCTTGATCTTGTTGTTGTTGATGTGCAGCCGCTTGAGCAGCTGCAGCCCCAGGAAAGCCCCCGGGATGATGTCGTGCAAGCCGTTGTTCTCCAGGTGCAGGGTGACCGCGTTGTAGAAGTTGGCGAACTCGTTGGGGAAGAGTTTGGACAGCGAGTTGTGGTGCAAGAAGAGctggtagaagcgggaggtgggCGCGCTGTAGTGCTGCAGGTCGGAGATGCCTTTCTCCTCGCAGTTGATGTGCAGCACGCCTTCCACCTCGGTGCAGGAGCACATCTTCTCGCACAGGTCCGTGGTCGTGTTGCCCCAAACCAAAGCCACCAAGATTTGCAGCCCCAGCAGCAGCGCAAGACACATCTTCAGACAACAGTCTCCCATATCTCAATGTCATGAATGGTCTCAacggattgggggaggggggggggggtggaggatgAAGAGTGGGGGGGCTACCTTATTCGGAAATAAAAACCAACGAGGCGAGATCACAGAGCCCCCTCCCCCTCCGCCCGAGTCCAGCGTGCGAGGGCCTGGACCGAGGCATTGCAATCCATGGTGGTCAGGTTGCGACCCCCCTCACCCTCTCTACCCCCACCCCTCCCGTCCCCCACACAAAAAATAAACATAAAAATCCGGACTCTGTTCAGTTGCACTTGGTGCCTGGTGTCAGCTCCCTGCTGTCCCACTGATCGGTGTGCACAATGTGCTGGAAGACTAAATTCTGCAATCTCTGCATATTCCGTCCAGCGAGCCTCTTGTctcgtttttctctctctctctcactcactcactctttctccttttttttgtcCAGGATGTGATCAGCTTCTCTGATGATTCTagtttggtctctctctctcttcgccacCTCACTTGGAAGAACTAATGCACTCTGCCGAGAGCCAGTACCGCGTACActaaaacacacagacacacaaaatcTCGTCTGATCGGTGAAGTGGGAGGagggacagagcgagagagagaaaaaaatcaattcacaGCCAGATGTTAACGGGCATGAATACCGTTGCGCTTCCAACCTGAATGGTTTCACTTCGAagtaaaaatcttttttttctccccagtTTTACGTTTGCTCCACTGCGGTCTCACGCTGCCGTTTGCCGAGGTATATTACTCAAATCCCGGAGACAATTACACAGACTGCACATCAATTGAATGCCaggaaaaaaaaaggggggggggggtaattatATCTCTCGTCGTTTctgtttaatgcagaaaactCCGTGgattttctctcctctctctccccggGCACTTTCAGCAATGTTCAGGATCAGAGAAAACTGTCTCAAGAACTGCCAGGCAGGGCGAGTGTTCAAAAAAAGCACGTTCTGTTTGTGTGCTTCTGTTATGTGCGTATGTACATTGGGTTCAATGCATGCACGCAGTTTTATATTCCTTACGTATAACATCCAATGCGTGTCAGTCCTACAGAAACTAGACGCCTTCACGTTAAATAAGAGACGAaacttgggggtggggggtgatgtGGTTACTACGCTGTTGGAGCAACTTTTCCCGGTTCAGTGGGAGGTGGGCAGAGCCAGCGTTGCACTCCAAGCAACTTCACTTTAAAGGGGGGgctcaaaaatattaaatttacaAACTCCCCATCCCCCGGTCTTGGAGATATCAAATAAGCCGGCAAACACCagcttttgcttaacaaaagcgGTAGTTGTTTATCTCATTTTAGAAATAAAACTGGCGGCTACAGCGGGAAGCAGGGCTCTCTCTCGCTCACAGTTCTGCGGGACACTGAGCGTTCAGttccattgcttttttttaaagataaataTATGCGTGCTGCTGTTGGCTCTTGCCTGGCACAGTGGAAGTGTATCTTCCTACCTTCCACCccgcccccctccctccctctccaaaCCTTCCTTCCTCGCCAGTGCGTATCGCCGCTGGAAACTGGATTTGCTGTTGTCTCTATTAGAGAAACAACTGCATCCCCCGAAAACAAATATAACGGGAAAACCGCGAAGAACCAACTAGTGAGACGTGCACCAAACCATCTGACAGCTTTCTATTCTGGTGCAAGTTGGTGACGCGATGGGACGAGAAGGCAAAATAGCAATTAACTTCTTCCCCTCGCCCCTCAGACAAATCTATTGAATGCTCTCATTATTTTTTGTAGTAATCTACAGATTGCTATTTCAATCTTTGAAAGCTGAGGAAAAAGGAAAGTGGTTCTtcattgtcatttttttctgTCACTATGAAAGCATATCAGcagatctgttttttttttaaatatatgagagtcatagagaccgcCATGAACGATTCCGATTGCAGAGTGCAAAGACTGCCGGCTGTGTAACGCCAAGATTAAATTTGATAATCCAAACTGCGGCTTG is a genomic window containing:
- the LOC122550540 gene encoding SLIT and NTRK-like protein 1, with the translated sequence MGDCCLKMCLALLLGLQILVALVWGNTTTDLCEKMCSCTEVEGVLHINCEEKGISDLQHYSAPTSRFYQLFLHHNSLSKLFPNEFANFYNAVTLHLENNGLHDIIPGAFLGLQLLKRLHINNNKIKGFRRHTFLGLDDMEYLQADFNLLRDIDPGAFRDLNELEVLILNDNLLSSLPPDLFQNVPITHLDLRGNRLKTLPYDGILELIPGVAEILLDDNPWDCTCDLLPLKEWLEHISYSALIGKVVCEAPLRLQGNYLNETSEYDLCPWKVDNDLSLVAPPAQGATGLPATPVFQHPRSPTSASRHKGQLKPSGNWQQKTRSSANVVPNGSNSPPLLAGCPTACSCSFNNPESGLEVNCRGSKLESMADLQPKPIKAQELFLRQNNIEIIRRSHFVDYSSLTLLDLGNNAIKLIENNTLLNLTDLRWLYLDNNNLETLNPDMFAGLQNTEYLNLEFNLIQLILPGTFNSMPNLRELFLHNNLLKSLPVDVFSSVSLSKLSLHTNYFMYLPVTGVLDQLTSVVQIDLHGNPWDCSCNIIAFKQWVERMGTDVVVSELKCASPDQFWDRDIKSISNELMCPELYAKIHLTFSSSSNITISTETGTHVNPYLETSRVSISVLVPGLLLVFVTSAFTVVGMLVFILRNRKRSRKRENNSSASEINSLQTVCDSYWHNGPYHAEGPHRVYDCVTHSLSD